The Georgenia sp. TF02-10 genome window below encodes:
- a CDS encoding IclR family transcriptional regulator codes for MAAPTPRELAAVPGDAPSSAVKSAARTLQLLELLADRGGVPARLAELADELGAPRSSVHALLRTLSGSGWVRTDPTGTLYAIGLRCLLVGTSILDSDPYLRVARPVLAALRDRLGETVHLARLDGDRVVYLTTHESGREPRRIARVGRGLPAHATSLGKALLAERGDAPAGPLAAVTHRTITAPADLTTELERTRRRGYAIDNEENTPGLCCLGVALRYTRPVLDAISCSVPVDRMTEAREAEVAAALLEARAQIEESAPVQGVF; via the coding sequence GTGGCAGCCCCGACCCCGAGAGAACTCGCCGCCGTGCCCGGCGACGCGCCCTCGTCGGCCGTGAAGTCCGCCGCCCGGACCCTGCAGCTGCTCGAGCTCCTCGCCGACCGCGGCGGCGTGCCCGCCCGCCTCGCCGAGCTCGCCGACGAGCTGGGGGCGCCGCGGTCCAGCGTGCACGCCCTGCTGCGCACGCTCAGCGGGTCGGGCTGGGTCCGGACCGACCCGACCGGCACGCTCTACGCGATCGGCCTGCGCTGCCTGCTGGTCGGTACCTCGATCCTCGACTCGGACCCGTACCTGCGCGTCGCCCGGCCCGTGCTCGCCGCGCTGCGCGACCGGCTGGGCGAGACGGTGCACCTGGCCCGCCTCGACGGCGACCGGGTCGTCTACCTCACCACTCACGAGTCGGGGCGCGAGCCGCGGCGGATAGCCCGCGTCGGGCGCGGGCTCCCCGCCCACGCGACGAGCCTCGGGAAAGCGCTGCTCGCCGAGCGCGGCGACGCGCCCGCCGGGCCGCTGGCTGCCGTCACCCACCGCACGATCACCGCGCCGGCGGACCTCACCACCGAGCTCGAGCGCACCCGCCGACGCGGCTACGCGATCGACAACGAGGAGAACACGCCCGGGTTGTGCTGCCTCGGCGTCGCCCTGCGCTACACCCGCCCCGTGCTCGACGCGATCAGCTGCTCGGTGCCGGTCGACCGGATGACCGAGGCGCGCGAGGCGGAGGTGGCCGCGGCCCTGCTCGAGGCGCGCGCGCAGATCGAGGAGAGCGCACCCGTCCAGGGCGTCTTCTAG